From one Thermodesulfobacteriota bacterium genomic stretch:
- a CDS encoding BrnT family toxin — MVNWSRFQPSDFEYDFDSDKLAAHGVSFEEAVECFFSDFVVRRNKQFRDRFQLIGRSWAGRQLKIIFQVKSGDVVRIITGWPL, encoded by the coding sequence TTGGTCAACTGGAGCCGCTTTCAGCCGAGTGACTTCGAGTATGACTTCGACAGCGACAAGCTTGCTGCCCACGGCGTATCGTTCGAGGAAGCAGTGGAGTGTTTCTTTTCCGACTTCGTCGTGCGGCGGAACAAGCAGTTTCGCGACCGCTTCCAGCTGATCGGGCGCAGCTGGGCGGGTCGGCAACTGAAGATCATTTTTCAGGTGAAATCCGGAGACGTGGTTCGGATCATCACAGGATGGCCGCTATGA
- a CDS encoding formate dehydrogenase accessory sulfurtransferase FdhD encodes MGIPVLVSRNAATSLSVELAKKLNITLIGYVRAGRFTVYSGEERIEG; translated from the coding sequence GTGGGCATCCCCGTCCTCGTCAGCCGAAACGCCGCCACCAGCCTCTCCGTAGAGCTCGCGAAGAAGCTCAACATCACCCTCATCGGCTACGTCCGCGCCGGCCGCTTCACCGTCTACAGCGGAGAAGAGCGGATCGAGGGGTAG